The genomic window aataaataaaaaataaagaaagaaaaacaacttGTCTTTAAATCATCCTTACCATAATGCTACATTTCACATAATGctacatttcagtctgatgatgTTAagcaataatataattattattcaatTTCCTCAAGAAACTTTTTAATAAACACCTCTTGCAGAAAAAAATCCAAAATTATGTAAACACTTCTTgaagaaataaatattaaatgaatataaacaaaTTTTTATGACCGAATAATGGTGGAGTGCattttttggctttcataatactCTTGTGTGTGCTTCATTTAAGGAGGTAAAACAGTTTGCTTGTATTGCGAATGAATGTCGTTGTGTGACACAGTTTGGAGATCAAATTTTCTGCTCTGGGTTGGTTTTTGTGAACATAGACCACAGATgtcgcacctgttttaataacaagctcctcttcAGTTTTTTTACTTCTTTTGGAGTCGTCCCATTCTGTGGAGTTGTTTTTTCAGGGGTTTTCTTGTATCAAAAATTACTGAGTAGCACGAGTGATCCTGCTCTGCTCTCTCATGTAAATATCGGGACGCCTGCTGGACTCCGCATTTCCGTGCTCCAGAGATAGTGCATGTGATGctcacatgaaacacagatgcGCACGTCAGATGAAAAGCTTATTAAATGCTTATGAATCACCAAACGCAAGTttaatgtcattgaatttgcttggGCGGATGCTGAAAAATGTTTAATGCCATAAAAACCTAGTCTATATTTGCtaaattctctcagtctcacgtgaagccctgGCCACTTATAAGACCACACTGTGCAGATAGATGTGGGGAATGTGGAGTGTGTGATATTTAcctattagtaaaaaaaaaaatgcagtaaaatgaaGGCAAAGGGATGCCCAGTAGGTTTCTTTTCACTgattttctgttattttctgaAGCACATCGTTTGCTGGTGTTTCGTTGCAGGTTTACCTTTTCTATTTGTGAAGCTACATGTTGTGGTACAGGGAGAACGGGATGATGTACTTTTGAGATGCTAAACCTATGTGTTTCGTCTCGACACTCTTCCAGCAGTCTTACATATATCTTATATATCTATATGCTGTAAAAGATGGTCTACCATGCTGGACACACACAGAGTCTGATGTTTCTACCTCTTACAGTACTTTCACAGATACTTTACTGCTTATAAGTGCCCCTCCATCCCAGAGAGGTTAACCACAaaccagagagtgtgtgtgtgtgtgtgtgtgcgtgtgtgcgtgcgtgtgtatgtgtgcatgtgtgtgtgcacatgtgactATGTGGGAGATACTGACTGTAGATAACATCTGCAGTGCATGCATGTCCATATGAGTGCTCTGTAGAAATTCTTGAGAAGCACAGAGACAGAAAATGAGagaacaaatgaaaataatggTCAGAGAATGCAGATTCTGACCCTGAGACTAGTGAGAGTAGTATATTAAATGGAAAGAGTAGGTGAATGGATAACTGATTGTGAGAACTGTTTTTGCATACACTCTTTCCTTAAGTTCTAATATGCAATTTGGTCTTTACGTTCCTACAGAAACACTGTTCTGTTATCTGAGCCCACATTTTTTACGCAGAGAGACAACCCTCAGGACAGATGCACCTCTGTTAacccaaatacaaacatttaaattcacatACAGAAACCCAGCAGCAgcctcatcatcatcctcaccGTAACATACAGTGAGCCTCCACGCATGACACACTCATGTGCAGTCTCCCTGCAGACACATGTACCCATGTTCCTGACTGACCACATTGAGGATTGTAACtaaatatttagattatttttcCATTTCGAAAGACAACACCTTTTCCAAGCAAGACAGGTTACCGTTTAATCAGTTCCACTTTGACCGCACATAGACTTCCACCAGGCAATCGTGACTTTCACGTAATCTAAGACTTTAAGTATTACACTGCCACAGAAATTTTTAACTGGTCACTTTATCAGCATGAGACAGTGTAATAATCTACTAGGAAAACCCAACAGTGTTTCATGCAGTAACTAAtgcttttattcaagtcaaaactATAATGTTATCACTTAACATGGttctatttttaaaggaaaagttcaccacaaaatcccagatgtgtaaaacattcttctgcagaacacaaaccaagattttatgaaaaatatttcttTGTAGGTctatactatgcaagtgaatggagaccaaaactttgaagctcataaagtaatccatactactccagtggtttaatccatgtcttctgaagtaatccaatcagttttgggtcacaacagaccaaaatgtaactcctttttcactgaacatcttgacattgcagtctcTATGCATGACaataatttcaagctcgattaaactttctagtgcttgatgcatgcgcagagtgctagatggtgctaggtggtgtaatcaaacttgaaattatgatcgccaagtagactgctgatgtcaagatttaaagtgaaaaattagtaacattttggtctgttctcactcaaaaactgattggatcgcttcagaagacatagattaaacaaatagtcatgtagattacttttatgttgcctttatgtggtttgtggagcttcaaagttttggtcaccattcacatgcattgtatggaccaacagagttgggaaattcttcttaaaatattcttTTGGCATtttgtgaaagaaagaaagtcataaacatcaaggatggcttgagagtgagtaaataatgagatcaatttcatttttaggtgaactattctttaattaTGAATCATGAACAAGcaataaacaatgtattttacaGCGTTTATAAACCTTGGCTAATGTTAATTTGTGAaagtacaattgttcattgttagttcatgttcataatacattaacatatacctttaatttaaaaaatatattaatatatgttgaaattaccattaacaaagattaaaaagTGCTGTAAATATTCATTATAAGTTCATGTTGAATAATAACTAATGTTTCCAAAAAATACTACTTTATTGTAATGTGGTTGTCACTATTATATAcagatatttttatatatcaggtagaaatagctctgcAAATAACAACTGCACATTTTGACTTTTACAATTTACTttcaacattttttatattaacatttaagTACCCTCAGTAAATGTGTTGTTTCAGTCCTGCACGTCCAGTTTTAACACAGCAGGcaggtatattatatatatatatatatatatatatatatatatatatatatatatatatatatatatatatatatataacagataaaaaCACAAGGAGTGTGTGGCAGAGGATGCAAAGAGCGCAGTGCTGGTAATCCATTCCAATGCGTCTCTCATGACATCCTTTGGTTTGAAGGGTACCACAAGGGGGGCTGCTAGAAATGTACCCACACATGGGGTGAGAATGACTCTCGAATTTAGCTTTCATCGACTCTTAAATAATACAAAAGACACCGAGCAGACCCAAGGTTGAGCGGCTCATTAATAACTTGTGTAAACCAGCCCGAACAGAATGAACCTCTGATGAAACTGCCAACAGGTGCAACTCAGTGAGGTAACGGCATAAATTCAGCTAAATGGCATTGCTATATAATGGGTTAATTATTTTGGTATTGCTCTGCTATttaatttaagatatcaaatatataCAGTGAAGCTGTCGATGAAAAGAGCGGtcagcttttgttgttgtttacaatTACTTCTAGTAGTAAAACGACTGTTTGGAAACTATAACGACGGTTTAGATGCAAGTTCCAAATGACGGGTAATTTGTGTCATTTGGTATTCGGTCTTTTCATGTGCAGTGGCAATTAGTGAATGAATGTGCATGCGTTACTCAGTCAAGACTTCAAAAGATGGACCGACAACGTACTTTAAAGCCACTCTTTTAAAGTACATAACTTACCTTAATGTCTATGGCAGAACTCAAACTGGAACAGTCATGACTTGCAGGCGGTAGAGTATTTTTTCCCCAGTGCTCAGGTAGGACAGTCGCGCTGTTAGTTTTCGTGATCTATCTCTTTCTGTCATGAAGTATGCGAGCATCCTAGACAAGCGCGCATCTTCCTCACGCGGCAGACTGCGCAACAGCGCAACCCGACACTCTGATTGGCGAGTCAGAACGTTTCACCCTCAAACTAACTGTAAACTGCCCTTTATACACATAAACTATGGCCGAAGTCATATGGTAGGACCACCTTAAAACCCCAGGGGTTTGTTGAGGGGGACAAATTACCATCTCAAAATGGCAATACTCTCAAGGGTCTCTGAACCACACCTGCATATGAGATTCATGCAGCAATTTTctaactttttgatgccaagaaTATGGGACCCCATGtgtgaaacaaatgtaaacatgatATTATAAAGCCATGTTGTTgtgaaactaaaatatatatttttcctaaAGTAAAGCAAGATGTTTAAACTGTTTATCTCCCTTTTTCATATCAATCCAAATGAACTAATCACAATagattcaaagcagctttaaagagaaTAGTGCAGAACAaccattatttcttttttttcccccataataTATGATGTTATATGCAGATTGTTCTTTCTTGTGGTTTAAAACTATGGCTGCCAGTGGAATAAAACAATTATGATTAATCTCATGGTTTCAGAATGAAACTGTAAAtgtataacaattaaaaaaatgaaagtaaACTACCTTTTTTCCTCTAAATTGTTTTCACAGACCCCTTGCGGCCCCCTGGACCCTAGTTTCAAAACCCCTGATCTAATACACAAAACAATCTAATGGATGCTAGTCTTAAATTAGAGAGCTCACACAACTCGAGGactgaataaaatatattgtgacattaataatattttaagtctgtataaaaaatatcacacacacacacaattatatttCTCTGCCATAAGCAAGAATAAAATGACTTCCTACCATAGTTAATtactacagttattgttactCTAACACAACTGGTCTCAGCCACACAGTCATCCAAACAAAGAAATGCATCAAAATGGCAGAAAGATTCTGAATTAGAGAGGTGTTTGCTTATTAATATAttatgattttacagtagtaacaataTATATAGTAACTCATATTTTGATAGAAACTACGTTTATCATGGTACATCTTGTTTCTCcaatcaccaaaacaaattccttggcaataaagctcattctgattctgtcatgttcacagcatcttttttttttgcataaagacTTGTTCAGTGAGCTATAGAGTCATCTGGTGGCCTAAAAATGCTATAACAGGATGCCAACTGTCCATCTATCCCAATTACAAATTTCACCCTACAAATGCACCCTTTTAACACAATCACACAAATGAAAAcactcacaaaaataaacaaggaATGTTTTATTACAGTATTAAGCTGCTAGATACATCTTGTGATATATTTAATGCAGTCAATTAATTAAAAGATTTTAACATTAGACAATAATTCATTGTTCCAAAAGACAGAGAGACATCTATGGAGTCCATCACCTCCCACAAGTTTGTTTTTTAACCGTGATGGATTATTTCATACTGATTTACATTTTGGCGGCTTTGACAGTAATCGAGCTGTCAGTAAACTTGGTATTAAAGAATTCAATCATGAACTTGTTCTTTAGTCTGTGGAGGAAGTGAATGTACCTCACCCCGGGCCCATAGTTGGAGAATGCATGGGAGACCTAGTCGCAAACACATACATCTTGTTGGTACACAACTATAAAATACTTATGAAAATTATTATAGGCATGCATATATGAATTTAGATGTATACGCATATGTGTACTATACCTTTTTCCAGGTGTGCGAGTAGCACTCCAGGTTTTCTTCAGGGCTACAGATGTGTTCCTTGATGACCGTCTTACCATCAGCACCCAAAAGCTTCACATCCAGCAGATAGATTGACTTATGAAGCTGGCTTTCCTCATACCTATAGATGAAGGGACAGACCCATAGAATATTGCAAGTGAAAGTAGTATATCAtagctaaaatgtgattgtggagAAAGTCAGAGAATCTGAAGTCATAATATCAGAAtaatgaaaaagtattttgaccACCAAGGCCATTACATGGTGTAGATAAATACGGCAGAAGAAAAGCGTAACAACATTTTTGGTTGCATTTCTGACTCTTCTTTAAAGATCAGTTTACATCCAGTACTTATAGCAGAGTTCTTAAACTGCAAATATCTCTCTTATAAGCAATTCATTTCTCACCAGTCCTCAATGACTATCTCAGGCTGGAACTCATCCAGTAGTTGGCCCCACAGACCCTCTGCATTCAGGTCCACACGCTGCTCTAAAGAAAACCATCTGAGAAAAACAAGAACGGAGACCATACAAGACAAATTATATTAAACTAATATGCTAGAACAAATTTCATAGTGAGCTAAAGGGTCAAACATTCCAaagttataattacattttaatcaagAAATTATCTTTTCATGTAATAGCGCAAAACTACCCTTTATAAAAGAGTTCAAGCCAtgcaccaaaccaaccagctctgaggtgaatcaaacaacaaacttaaattttaagcaaaaaaaaaaattgaaaatcagacaaaatgaCAAAAGGTTCACGAGGGCAATCTCATGAATGATTGCAATGATGTCAtcgaattaaatgaaaaaaaatattgatttcaagTTTTTGCTTATAAGTTATAAGGACaatatgttttaatattattgcaaaatattcagatatttacaaatatataagtagtttgagagtatcGGGAGACTTGGTTCATGGCATTCACAGTCTGTCATGcaagtgggcggtcactgcatCACTTGCTTCAGTATTTTGCTAGATGTGATTCACTGATTGGAGGAACgtttctcttcaggattatgggcaATGTAGTTTTTCACCAAGAATTTAGctataaaataatttctaaaaaatgaggttgaaataatgcagactgatggcttcaagaGGAGCACAtaacattgattaacaacctctgacctcatggtaggtctgtctttgaaAGTTTATAAGTAATTGTTAGAAACTGATCTgcggagcctgggtagctcagcaagtgatgatgctgactaccacctctggagtatCATTGGAAGTGTAAGCAAGGCATTAAAAGGCAGCTTCGAACTAGTTTTTAGTCATTATTTTGTCATAAACTCCATTTACATTCTCTATGATACAGAATCAAAGGAAGTCTGTGCACAGATTCAGAAGGTGCACATTACCAGTCCCAGCAAATCAAAAAGCAAAAATGGTCAATAGGTATGACAATCCTGACCAAAATTTGTTGTTTTGATATGACTTGTGGGACTTAAGCAAATGTACATAGTGTATGCACGCAACACTGGATAAAATGTTTCTATTAAATGGTGGTtaactacaaccccaattccaaaatgttgggacagaatgaaaaatgctaataaaaacaaaaagaagtgatttgtaaatcatattcaccctttgctaaattgaaaacactacaactacatattatatgatgttttaccttgtgaattatatatatatatatattttattattattttttttaatttatttatttatttattttttttaaatgtacaataatttcaaatcagatgattgcaacacactcaggggcattttaagactaataacaatttgatgagctAATATAACAaagcaatgtgaaacaggaggaggcaatcatgtcatagtatataaggagcctccaaaaacagttgtccttcaagagcaagtgTCATTCGAGACTAGTCAATTtgtcaacagatgcttcagcaaataatccagcactttgaaaacaatgttccccaaagacaaattggaaggattttggacaTTTCAGCCTCTAGACAATATAGTTAAAGGTTTCAAGGAGtatggtcaaatctcggtgcataaagggcaagacgaaaaccacttctgaatgcacgtgatctctgatccctcagatgtcgcggtcttaaaaaacataatttatctgtaatggatatcatgaacatgggctctGGACAACTTTAGTAAACCTAAGTTAGTCAACACAAAGTTAGTGCCGTATTCTATAGGCTCagtaaaactgtgttttttggtccgatgagtacacatttcaaatactttttgaaaaacacagctgtcGTGTTCTCGGGCCATCCAAGGAaaagaaccatccaagctgttatcagcgtcaggtccaaaagccaatgtctgtatgggccagaggtgtgtcagtgcccatggcatgggtaactcgcattaatgcagacagatatgtacaaatattggagcagcatatactgccatccagcacagtCTTTTCAGGGACATCACAGAACAACTTCAATCCACATAttggccgaataagcagagagtatgggtgctagattggcttgtctgcagtcctgaccatctccaactgagaatgtgtggtgcattatgaagcacacaatacAGCAACAAAGACCACATACAATAGTGTTGCTGAAGACCTGCATGATGGAtgattgggggaaaattccacattctaaacttaacaaacttgtgtcttctgtgcctaaatgcttaataagtgttattaaaagaaatggtgatgtttcacagtggtaaacactcgactgttcaaacttttttggagtgtgttgcaatcttccgatttgaaattactgtacattttgaaaggtaaaacatcatataatttgtagttgtagtgctttcaatatagcaaagggggaacatcatttacaaatcaatcaattttgtttttattagcatttttcatactgttccaactttttcagaattgggtttGTAAATAAAGCTCCCACTTTTGTATTGCGACATGActttaagatacattttttatgattttgagACAATTTCTCTTCACACTACTGTCTGGGACTCACCTGTACTGAGGCATGTGGCAGACCACAACCCCAGGTGGTATTCCACTAGTGTCATATGGCAAAACCTCTGTACTAGTTTTCCAGCCAGAGAAATTACCTATGATCAAGATATGGTATTTTGTCATGGTTAAACATTaataacagtatttttttttaaatgttcgaTCATCTTTTAATTCAGCAACATACATTAAGAATGGCAAATGTTTTGGTTGTACATTGAATTTGTTAACAATTTTTTACATTAACAATCCATTCTTAGGGTCAATGAGGTTATACATGGCATGACATGACATTACATTGCactgcattgcattgcattgcattgggttgggttgggtttaaaatgtattagtggtGATCTCACACCATGGATTTACAGAAAGTATACCTATTGTTTTGGTGGATGACTCACCATCTGGCTCAAATTTGGGTGGTTGATTTGCAGGGGGTCGTTCTCCCGTAACATGGAGTTCAGGTGGCGGGATGGTGTGGTTTACACCTGACCATTGAGCAAGAAAAACAGATAAGTTCCACAAAATCATAATGCAAGGAAGGCATGACACACCCTTTTAATTTGAGATTGCCTTGACAAGtaattttaaagggacagttcacccaaaaatgaaaaatgtgttattatttactcaccctcatgttattccaaacctgtatgattttcttttttattcacgGAACAaccaaggagatgttaggcagaatgttagcatcagtcaccattcattttcttgaaaataaaatcacagtgaatggtgactgaagctatcaTTCGGTTAACATCTCATTTTGAGTTTCT from Xyrauchen texanus isolate HMW12.3.18 chromosome 3, RBS_HiC_50CHRs, whole genome shotgun sequence includes these protein-coding regions:
- the LOC127621141 gene encoding F-box only protein 50-like; translation: MADEWKQKCDSEWSLGAQGVPMPDSVDWKLVYEKKPFERNLLHNPSPYGVNHTIPPPELHVTGERPPANQPPKFEPDGNFSGWKTSTEVLPYDTSGIPPGVVVCHMPQYRWFSLEQRVDLNAEGLWGQLLDEFQPEIVIEDWYEESQLHKSIYLLDVKLLGADGKTVIKEHICSPEENLECYSHTWKKVSHAFSNYGPGVRYIHFLHRLKNKFMIEFFNTKFTDSSITVKAAKM